A part of Lacibacter sp. H407 genomic DNA contains:
- a CDS encoding four helix bundle protein produces MAFKFESLKVWQQSLELTDDVDLLAKSFPSHELYSLSSQMRRAANSVSLNIVEGSTGLSNAEFKRFLVIANRSALEVVGCLFLAKRRNYLGEELFAKLYIQIEILVKMIQALINSLND; encoded by the coding sequence ATGGCATTTAAGTTTGAAAGTCTGAAGGTTTGGCAGCAGTCGTTAGAGTTAACGGATGATGTTGATTTGTTGGCAAAGTCTTTCCCATCGCATGAACTTTATTCTTTATCAAGCCAAATGCGAAGAGCGGCCAATTCTGTGTCATTGAACATTGTTGAGGGCTCGACGGGATTATCAAATGCGGAATTCAAGCGATTTTTGGTAATTGCCAATCGTTCGGCACTTGAAGTTGTTGGATGTTTGTTTTTGGCAAAGCGAAGAAATTATTTAGGGGAAGAGTTATTTGCAAAACTGTATATCCAAATTGAAATCTTAGTAAAAATGATTCAGGCACTCATCAATTCATTAAACGATTAA
- the purS gene encoding phosphoribosylformylglycinamidine synthase subunit PurS: MTYTVQVKVMPLKDLLDPQGKAVMGGLSNLGLTGVADVRIGKNISMQIDAATADEAKAIAEEAAKKLLANAVMEQYEISVN; the protein is encoded by the coding sequence ATGACGTACACAGTTCAGGTGAAAGTAATGCCACTCAAAGACTTATTGGATCCACAAGGAAAAGCTGTAATGGGTGGATTAAGTAATTTAGGTTTAACAGGTGTGGCAGATGTGCGCATTGGAAAAAACATCAGCATGCAGATCGATGCGGCTACAGCCGACGAAGCAAAAGCAATTGCCGAAGAAGCAGCTAAAAAACTACTGGCCAATGCGGTGATGGAGCAGTACGAAATTTCAGTGAACTAA
- a CDS encoding PepSY-like domain-containing protein — protein sequence MKHLFILSIFLFAAVIVANAQLFQVPDLVKQTFEKQFPDAKDAKWSGGIDNHSVQFSLGDKKLKANFTPKADWVSTEEKVVIDSLPLTVQDNFKKSKYKDWTVKDAIIISKPRAEANEYRIIVQKSMLNKKLLVFDAKGRLQEELLAL from the coding sequence ATGAAGCATCTTTTTATCCTTTCCATATTTCTTTTTGCAGCTGTAATTGTTGCGAACGCACAATTGTTTCAGGTGCCTGATCTTGTAAAGCAAACATTCGAAAAACAATTTCCCGATGCCAAAGATGCGAAGTGGAGCGGAGGGATCGATAATCATTCCGTGCAATTTTCATTGGGCGACAAAAAACTCAAAGCCAATTTTACACCGAAAGCTGATTGGGTGAGTACAGAAGAAAAAGTAGTGATCGATTCTCTTCCCTTAACTGTTCAGGATAATTTTAAAAAATCGAAGTACAAAGATTGGACAGTGAAAGATGCCATCATCATCAGCAAACCAAGAGCTGAGGCTAACGAATACCGTATCATTGTTCAGAAATCAATGCTCAATAAAAAGTTATTGGTGTTTGATGCAAAGGGACGCTTGCAGGAAGAGTTGCTTGCACTTTAG
- a CDS encoding aminopeptidase P family protein — translation MKFQPVKPQLFTKNRERFIKAMQPNSIAVFVSNDEWPMNGDALHAYKQNSDLFWLTGIMQEDSMVILFPNNPDPKYREVLVLVRPNELKEKWDGKRLRANEAREISGIQTIVWLDSIEGLLQAWIHLADTIYLSSNENDRKASSIRSRDYRFIDEMKAKYPLHNFLRAAKIMRDLRAIKTAEEIELMQKAMDITDVTFRRLLKFIKPGVLENEIEAEIYHSFLSQGSTGPAYGSIIASGDNARTLHYVSNNGSCNDGELILMDFGAEYGGYCADLTRTVPVNGKFTRRQKTVYNACLNIHNYCKGILKPGITIVDYTNKVGEEATQQFLKIGLLKKTDVKNEDAENRAYRKYLYHGISHHLGIDVHDLGTKTEPVKAGMVFTIEPGIYIEEEQMGVRIENNFWITRNGNKDLMQNIPITVEDIEALMKK, via the coding sequence ATGAAATTTCAGCCCGTTAAGCCACAACTGTTCACTAAAAACAGGGAGCGTTTTATAAAAGCCATGCAGCCAAACTCAATTGCAGTGTTTGTAAGCAACGATGAGTGGCCCATGAATGGTGATGCGTTACATGCCTATAAACAAAACAGTGACCTGTTTTGGCTTACCGGTATTATGCAGGAAGACAGCATGGTGATTCTCTTTCCAAACAATCCCGATCCAAAATACAGGGAAGTGTTGGTGTTGGTTCGACCAAACGAATTGAAAGAAAAATGGGATGGCAAACGTTTACGTGCAAACGAAGCACGGGAAATTTCAGGTATTCAAACCATTGTTTGGTTAGATAGCATTGAAGGATTATTACAAGCTTGGATACATTTGGCCGATACTATTTATTTAAGCAGCAACGAGAACGATCGCAAGGCTTCGTCTATCCGTAGCCGTGATTATCGGTTTATTGATGAAATGAAAGCAAAATATCCGCTGCATAATTTTTTACGTGCTGCAAAAATTATGAGAGATCTGCGTGCTATTAAAACAGCGGAGGAAATTGAGTTGATGCAGAAGGCGATGGATATTACCGATGTTACATTTCGCCGATTACTCAAGTTCATTAAGCCAGGTGTTTTAGAAAATGAAATTGAAGCGGAAATTTATCATTCATTTTTATCGCAGGGATCAACAGGTCCTGCATATGGAAGTATTATTGCCAGTGGTGATAATGCAAGAACATTGCATTACGTTAGCAATAACGGCTCATGTAACGATGGTGAATTGATCCTGATGGATTTTGGTGCAGAATATGGAGGCTATTGCGCCGATCTTACACGTACTGTTCCGGTGAATGGTAAGTTTACACGCAGACAAAAAACAGTATACAATGCATGCCTGAATATTCACAATTATTGTAAAGGCATTCTGAAGCCGGGCATCACCATTGTTGATTATACTAACAAAGTAGGAGAGGAAGCAACGCAACAATTCTTAAAGATCGGTTTGTTGAAAAAAACAGATGTAAAGAATGAAGATGCCGAGAACAGAGCGTACCGCAAGTATCTCTATCATGGCATATCCCATCATCTGGGTATTGATGTGCACGACCTTGGTACAAAAACCGAACCTGTAAAAGCAGGAATGGTATTTACCATTGAGCCGGGTATTTATATTGAAGAAGAACAAATGGGAGTGCGTATTGAAAATAATTTCTGGATCACTCGTAATGGAAATAAAGATCTCATGCAGAATATTCCAATTACTGTTGAGGATATTGAAGCGTTGATGAAAAAGTAG
- a CDS encoding CDP-alcohol phosphatidyltransferase family protein, translated as MKQIPNLFTLLNLVFGCIAIILILQPGENITAIDQGNLIINLPEKIMYASFFIFAAGLVDFLDGFLARLMKASSEMGKQLDSLSDVVTFGVAPAMIMYQLLRMSYLKEESALDTSILLLLPALLIACCAAWRLAKFNIDERQTTSFRGVPTPITGFVVAALPLVVWYDSWDLASVVINRWVLYGITLLISYLMVSDIPIMSLKFKDYSFKGNQPKIILAVLAIILGIVFQWAAIPLIYLAYVALSLLLRKQIS; from the coding sequence ATGAAACAAATCCCAAACCTTTTCACATTACTCAACCTTGTATTTGGTTGCATTGCAATTATTCTCATTCTGCAGCCGGGTGAAAACATTACGGCAATTGACCAAGGAAATCTCATCATCAATCTGCCAGAGAAGATCATGTATGCTTCGTTTTTTATTTTTGCCGCAGGCTTGGTTGATTTCCTGGATGGATTTTTAGCAAGATTGATGAAAGCATCTTCCGAAATGGGCAAGCAACTCGATTCATTGAGTGATGTAGTAACGTTTGGTGTTGCACCGGCCATGATCATGTATCAATTGCTGCGTATGAGTTATTTGAAAGAAGAATCGGCATTGGATACATCGATTTTGCTGTTGTTACCTGCGTTACTGATTGCTTGCTGTGCAGCGTGGCGGTTGGCGAAGTTTAATATCGATGAACGTCAGACAACTTCTTTTCGTGGAGTGCCTACGCCCATTACAGGTTTTGTAGTAGCGGCATTGCCATTGGTGGTGTGGTACGATTCATGGGATCTTGCTTCGGTGGTGATAAACCGCTGGGTATTGTACGGTATTACCCTCCTCATCAGTTACCTGATGGTGTCGGATATACCTATCATGAGCCTGAAGTTTAAAGATTACAGCTTCAAGGGAAATCAGCCCAAGATCATACTGGCGGTATTGGCAATTATTCTTGGTATTGTTTTTCAATGGGCAGCCATTCCGCTTATTTATTTAGCCTACGTTGCTTTATCTTTGCTGCTTCGAAAACAAATTTCATAA
- the rsmI gene encoding 16S rRNA (cytidine(1402)-2'-O)-methyltransferase — MLIIVPTPIGNLKDITLRALEVLQEADLILAEDTRTSGVLLNHYNIQKPISPYHQHNEHKIVQHLVDQLKEGKKMALLTDAGTPGISDPAFLLVRECVKNDIVVETLPGATAFVPALVNSGLPATRFTFEGFLPQKKGRMTALKQLVEEERTMIFYESPFRLLKTLADFMQYFGEDRLCCVSRELTKKFEENKRGTLKEVHDHFAAKAIKGEIVIVVAGKE; from the coding sequence ATGTTGATTATAGTTCCAACTCCCATCGGTAATCTCAAAGATATTACGCTTCGTGCTTTAGAAGTGTTGCAGGAAGCCGACCTTATTCTTGCCGAGGATACACGCACAAGCGGGGTGTTGCTGAATCATTACAATATACAAAAGCCTATTTCTCCCTACCATCAGCACAATGAACATAAAATTGTGCAGCACCTCGTTGATCAATTGAAAGAGGGAAAGAAGATGGCTTTACTTACAGATGCCGGTACACCAGGCATCAGCGATCCTGCTTTTTTATTGGTACGTGAATGTGTAAAGAATGATATTGTTGTGGAAACACTTCCCGGCGCAACAGCATTTGTTCCGGCATTGGTCAATAGTGGATTGCCTGCAACCCGTTTTACATTTGAAGGATTTCTGCCACAGAAAAAAGGGCGGATGACAGCGTTGAAGCAATTGGTTGAGGAAGAACGTACCATGATCTTTTATGAATCGCCGTTTCGATTGTTGAAAACACTCGCCGATTTTATGCAATACTTTGGCGAAGACCGTTTGTGTTGTGTTAGCAGAGAACTCACAAAAAAGTTTGAAGAAAATAAGCGTGGTACATTAAAAGAAGTACACGACCACTTTGCAGCCAAAGCAATCAAAGGCGAGATCGTTATTGTAGTTGCCGGCAAAGAATAA